The sequence ATCGACAAAGGCTATCAGGGCCGGAGCCTCCTTCAGACCCCACTTCATCTCCATCAGATCGCATACTACCACTGAATCAATCCAGGGGTAATATTTTCAGTTCGGACGTTCAGGAGATCACTAGTCAAAATATGCAGGGCGTGAAGGAAGTCCTGTTGCTAGCCCATCAGCAGCGAAAAGAACTGAACAGCGACCTTCTAAAGACGAAAGCCTCTCTTGGCGGATCGAAGGTTAAACTGGTAATCAGTTACCTGTTAATTTATGGCTTGATCAAACGATCTATTCCCGAGCAGATCAAAAGCGATATCGAGTCTCAAAAAGAAGCGATCGCCCAGCTTCAGCAAGCAGTAGAGGACAGCTACGTGGCCTTTGAGATTGACTTTGACCAAGAGTTGAAGGAACGGTACCAAAAACTGGTTGACAGCTTCATTCAGCTAACAGGATGCGCAAAAATCTGGGATGTCACCGGCGCGCACCACCAGGATCGAAAAACCACCCGTTCATCCGCGAGCAGACTAGTGGAAAAGCGTGAGGTCCGATTTAGCCTCAAATCGCTTCCCGAAGTCAAGTTGGGGTTCGATGCGCTGTGCTTTCAAAATGCCAACGGGGCGGACTTGTATATCTATCCCAGTTTTGTGATTATGTATTCGTCGAAAACAAACTTCGCCGTGATTGGCCTGGATGAGCTAAGCCTTTCTCAAAGTTATGTGCGTTTCGTCGAAAGGGATGCGATTCCTCGCGACACAAAAATTATTGACAAAACATGGGCGAAAGTCAACAAGAATGGGTCGCCCGATAAGCGGTTCAAGGGCAACCATCAGATCCCGGTGGTGCGGTATGGAGAACTGATTCTGAACACAACCACTGGTCTCAACGAGCAATACCAGCTTAGCAATTATGAGTTTACTGAAGCGTTTGGCAACGCGTTCCGGGACTATCAAGCAGCTATTCGAGGGACAAAGCAACGTTGAAGCGTCGGCCATCTGACTTTAACCTCTCCTGCAACATCACAAACTCGGAAATACAGCAAGGTT comes from Fibrella aestuarina BUZ 2 and encodes:
- a CDS encoding DUF4236 domain-containing protein, whose amino-acid sequence is MAWSYRKRIKLIPGVHLNLSKSGISTSIGVRGASITVGKSGTFLNTSLPVLGLHNRQRLSGPEPPSDPTSSPSDRILPLNQSRGNIFSSDVQEITSQNMQGVKEVLLLAHQQRKELNSDLLKTKASLGGSKVKLVISYLLIYGLIKRSIPEQIKSDIESQKEAIAQLQQAVEDSYVAFEIDFDQELKERYQKLVDSFIQLTGCAKIWDVTGAHHQDRKTTRSSASRLVEKREVRFSLKSLPEVKLGFDALCFQNANGADLYIYPSFVIMYSSKTNFAVIGLDELSLSQSYVRFVERDAIPRDTKIIDKTWAKVNKNGSPDKRFKGNHQIPVVRYGELILNTTTGLNEQYQLSNYEFTEAFGNAFRDYQAAIRGTKQR